Proteins encoded within one genomic window of Brenneria nigrifluens DSM 30175 = ATCC 13028:
- the fyuA gene encoding siderophore yersiniabactin receptor FyuA gives MNITRFYPLALGGLLLPAIANAQTSQQDESTLVVTASKQSSRSASANNVSSTVVSAPELSNAGVTTSDKLPTVLPGLNIENSGNMLFSTISLRGVSSAQDFYNPAVTLYVDGVPQLSTSTIQALTDVQSVELLRGPQGTLYGKSAQGGIINIVTQQPDSTPRGYIEGGVSSRDSYRSKFNLSGPIQDGLLYGSVTLLRQVDDGDMINPATGSDDLGGTRASVGNVKLRLAPDDQPWEMGFAASRECTRATQDAYVAWHDIKGRNLAFGDGSPDPYIRRCTDSQTLSGKYTTDNWVFNLISAWQQQHYSRTFPSGSLIVNMPQRWNQDVQELRAATWGDARTVDMVFGLYRQNTREKLNSTYDMPTMPYLNSTGYTTAETLAAYSDLTWHLTERFDLGGGVRFSHDKASTQYQGSVLGNPFGDSGKSNDDQVLGQLSAGYMLTDDWRVYTRVAQGYKPSGYNIVPTAGLDAKPFVAEKSINYELGTRYETADVTLQAATFYTHTKDMQLYSGPVGMQTLSNAGKADATGVELEAKWRFAPGWSWAINGNVIRSEFANDSELYHGNRVPFVPRYGAGSSLNGVIDTRYGALMPRLAVNLVGPHYFDGDNQFRQGTYATLDSSLGWQASERMNISVYVDNLFDRRYRTYGYMNGSSAVAQVNMGRTVGINTRIDFF, from the coding sequence ATGAACATAACACGGTTTTATCCTCTGGCCTTGGGGGGATTATTGCTCCCCGCCATTGCTAATGCCCAAACTTCACAGCAAGATGAAAGCACGCTGGTGGTTACCGCCAGTAAACAATCTTCCCGCTCGGCATCAGCCAACAATGTCTCCTCTACCGTTGTCAGCGCGCCGGAGTTAAGCAATGCCGGCGTCACCACAAGCGATAAACTCCCCACGGTCTTGCCTGGACTCAATATTGAAAATAGCGGCAACATGCTTTTTTCGACGATCTCGCTACGCGGCGTCTCTTCAGCGCAGGACTTCTATAACCCCGCCGTCACCCTGTATGTCGATGGCGTTCCCCAGCTTTCCACCAGCACCATCCAGGCGCTCACCGATGTGCAAAGCGTGGAGTTACTGCGTGGCCCGCAGGGGACGTTATATGGAAAAAGCGCTCAGGGCGGGATCATCAACATCGTCACGCAGCAGCCGGACAGCACGCCGCGCGGCTATATTGAAGGCGGCGTCAGCAGCCGCGACAGTTATCGAAGTAAGTTCAATCTTAGCGGCCCAATACAGGATGGCCTACTGTACGGCAGCGTTACCCTGTTACGCCAGGTTGATGACGGCGACATGATTAACCCCGCGACGGGAAGCGACGATTTAGGCGGCACCCGCGCCAGCGTAGGGAATGTGAAATTGCGTCTGGCGCCGGACGACCAACCCTGGGAAATGGGCTTTGCAGCCTCACGCGAATGTACCCGCGCCACCCAGGACGCCTATGTGGCATGGCATGATATTAAAGGCCGTAATCTGGCGTTCGGCGATGGCTCACCGGACCCGTATATACGTCGCTGTACTGACAGCCAAACGCTGAGCGGCAAATACACCACCGATAATTGGGTTTTCAACCTGATCAGCGCCTGGCAGCAGCAGCATTATTCACGGACTTTCCCTTCCGGTTCGTTGATCGTCAATATGCCCCAACGCTGGAATCAGGATGTGCAGGAGTTACGCGCCGCAACCTGGGGCGACGCGCGTACCGTCGATATGGTTTTTGGACTCTATCGGCAAAATACCCGCGAGAAGTTAAATTCAACCTACGACATGCCGACAATGCCTTATTTAAATAGCACCGGCTATACCACCGCTGAAACCCTGGCCGCCTACAGCGACCTGACCTGGCATTTGACCGAGCGGTTCGATCTCGGCGGCGGCGTTCGCTTCTCTCATGATAAGGCCAGTACGCAATACCAGGGCAGCGTGCTCGGTAACCCATTTGGCGACAGTGGTAAGAGCAATGACGATCAGGTGCTCGGGCAGCTATCCGCAGGCTATATGCTGACTGACGACTGGAGAGTTTATACCCGTGTAGCGCAGGGATATAAACCTTCCGGATACAACATCGTTCCTACCGCGGGTCTTGATGCCAAACCATTCGTCGCAGAGAAATCCATCAACTATGAACTTGGCACACGCTACGAAACCGCGGATGTCACGCTGCAAGCCGCGACGTTTTATACTCACACCAAAGACATGCAGCTCTACTCTGGCCCGGTCGGGATGCAAACATTAAGCAATGCGGGTAAAGCCGACGCAACCGGCGTTGAGCTTGAAGCGAAATGGCGGTTTGCGCCAGGCTGGTCATGGGCTATCAATGGCAATGTGATCCGTTCCGAATTCGCCAATGACAGTGAGTTGTATCACGGCAATCGGGTGCCGTTTGTACCACGTTATGGCGCGGGAAGTAGTCTGAACGGCGTTATTGATACCCGCTATGGCGCACTGATGCCCCGACTGGCGGTCAATCTGGTCGGGCCGCATTATTTTGATGGCGACAATCAGTTTCGGCAAGGCACCTATGCCACACTGGACAGCAGCCTGGGCTGGCAGGCGTCTGAACGGATGAATATTTCCGTCTACGTCGATAACCTGTTCGACCGTCGTTACCGTACCTATGGCTACATGAACGGCAGCAGCGCCGTAGCGCAGGTCAATATGGGCCGCACCGTAGGTATCAATACGCGAATTGACTTCTTCTGA
- the ybtE gene encoding yersiniabactin biosynthesis salycil-AMP ligase YbtE: protein MHSSFESLIKQYPLPIAEQLRRWAARYASRIAVVDAKGSLTYRALDARVDELAAGLSSLGLRPGEHVIVQLPNGNAFVILLFALLRMGVIPVLAMPSQRALDIDALIELAQPVAYVIHGENHAELARQMTQKHACLRHVLSEEESVSNDFTPLFSLRGERQEWPLPDVSGTALLLLSGGTTGTPKLIPRRHADYSYNFSASAELCGINQQSVYLAVLPVAHNFPLACPGILGTLSCGGKVVLADSASCDEVMPLIAHERVTHIALVPALAQLWMQAREWEHSDLSSLRVIQVGGARLDPTLAEQVIATFDCTLQQVFGMAEGLLCFTRLDDPRATVLHSQGRPLSPLDEVRIVDEDENDVAPGETGQLLTRGPYTISGYYRAPAHNAQAFTAQRFYRTGDNVRMDEAGNLHVEGRIKEQINRAGEKIAAAEIESVLMRLVEVKDCAVVAAPDTLLGERICAFVIAQQTPSDYQQLRQQLNNMGLSAWKIPDQIEFLSHWPLTAVGKIDKKRLTALAVDRHRNTAQ, encoded by the coding sequence ATGCATTCCTCCTTTGAATCCCTGATTAAACAGTATCCCTTACCCATTGCCGAACAGTTGCGCCGCTGGGCGGCACGTTATGCCTCGCGAATTGCCGTCGTTGATGCAAAGGGTTCGCTAACCTACCGCGCGCTCGATGCACGGGTAGATGAGCTTGCCGCAGGACTCTCATCACTGGGCTTACGTCCGGGGGAACATGTGATTGTCCAGCTTCCCAACGGCAACGCGTTTGTGATCCTGCTGTTTGCCTTGTTAAGAATGGGCGTTATCCCCGTTCTGGCGATGCCCTCCCAGCGGGCGCTGGATATCGACGCGCTGATTGAGCTGGCGCAACCCGTAGCTTACGTTATTCACGGGGAAAACCACGCAGAGCTGGCACGGCAGATGACGCAAAAACACGCCTGCTTGCGTCATGTTCTGTCCGAGGAAGAGAGCGTAAGCAACGATTTTACGCCTCTCTTCTCCCTTCGCGGTGAGCGACAGGAGTGGCCGCTGCCTGATGTTTCCGGCACCGCGCTGCTGCTACTCTCAGGCGGCACTACAGGTACGCCAAAACTTATCCCGCGCAGGCATGCCGACTATAGCTATAACTTCAGCGCTTCTGCTGAACTGTGCGGCATCAATCAACAGAGCGTGTATCTCGCCGTCCTCCCCGTGGCGCATAACTTTCCGCTGGCCTGCCCGGGTATTTTGGGGACACTTTCCTGCGGCGGAAAAGTTGTGCTGGCCGACAGCGCCAGTTGCGATGAAGTGATGCCTTTAATCGCTCATGAAAGGGTGACTCACATCGCGCTGGTTCCGGCGCTGGCGCAATTATGGATGCAGGCCAGGGAGTGGGAACACAGCGATCTCTCTTCGCTGCGCGTCATTCAGGTGGGCGGCGCCCGGCTCGACCCGACGCTTGCTGAGCAGGTTATCGCGACGTTTGACTGTACCCTGCAACAGGTCTTCGGTATGGCGGAAGGCCTGCTCTGTTTTACCCGGCTGGACGATCCGCGTGCAACCGTTCTCCACAGCCAGGGGCGCCCTTTGTCCCCCCTGGATGAGGTCCGAATCGTTGATGAAGACGAGAATGATGTCGCGCCGGGCGAAACCGGGCAGTTGTTAACGCGCGGCCCTTATACCATTTCCGGCTATTACCGCGCCCCCGCTCACAATGCGCAGGCCTTTACTGCGCAAAGGTTTTACCGTACAGGCGACAATGTCAGGATGGATGAGGCGGGGAACCTGCACGTTGAGGGGCGCATAAAAGAGCAGATCAATCGCGCCGGAGAAAAAATAGCCGCCGCTGAAATTGAATCGGTACTGATGCGTTTAGTGGAAGTGAAAGATTGCGCCGTGGTTGCCGCGCCGGACACGCTCCTTGGCGAGCGGATTTGCGCTTTTGTCATTGCGCAACAAACACCATCTGACTACCAGCAACTGCGTCAACAGTTGAACAATATGGGACTCAGCGCGTGGAAAATTCCTGACCAAATAGAGTTCCTGAGCCACTGGCCGCTCACCGCCGTCGGGAAGATAGATAAAAAGCGCCTGACAGCACTCGCCGTCGACCGTCATCGCAATACTGCCCAATAA
- the ybtT gene encoding yersiniabactin biosynthesis thioesterase YbtT yields the protein MIQSAMCTPLWPARNAGTAHLVMCPFAGGGSSAFRHWREKQMENIALSLVTWPGRDRLRHLAAVRSITQLAALLANELEETVSPDTPLLLAGHSMGAQVAFETCRLLEQRGHEPQGLIISGCHAPHLHSERQLSHRDDADFIAELIDIGGCSPELRENKELMSLFLPLLRADFYATERYHYDSPGVYPPLRTPALLLRGSHDREASRQQVDAWRQWLASVAGPVVINGDHFYPIQQSQSFFTEIVRHFSRAFSAITDLQKQPDASKR from the coding sequence GTGATTCAATCTGCAATGTGTACCCCGCTGTGGCCTGCCAGGAACGCCGGTACTGCACATCTGGTTATGTGCCCTTTTGCCGGCGGCGGCAGTAGCGCCTTTCGCCACTGGCGAGAGAAGCAAATGGAGAATATCGCGCTTTCCCTGGTGACCTGGCCGGGGCGCGATCGCCTTCGCCATCTGGCGGCGGTCAGAAGTATTACGCAACTGGCGGCGCTGCTGGCGAACGAACTGGAAGAGACAGTATCGCCTGACACTCCGCTTTTACTCGCCGGGCACAGTATGGGGGCTCAGGTGGCGTTTGAAACCTGCCGACTTCTGGAACAACGGGGGCATGAGCCGCAAGGGCTAATTATTTCCGGGTGCCATGCCCCTCATCTGCATTCCGAACGCCAACTCAGCCACCGCGATGATGCCGACTTTATCGCTGAGCTGATAGATATTGGCGGATGCTCTCCAGAATTGCGGGAAAACAAGGAGTTAATGTCGCTGTTTCTTCCTTTGCTCCGCGCTGATTTTTATGCGACGGAGCGCTATCACTACGACTCGCCCGGGGTTTATCCGCCGCTTCGCACCCCTGCGCTGTTGCTGCGCGGCAGCCACGATCGGGAAGCCTCCCGGCAGCAGGTCGATGCCTGGCGGCAGTGGCTGGCCAGCGTTGCAGGTCCTGTCGTGATTAACGGCGACCATTTTTATCCCATCCAACAATCCCAGTCCTTTTTTACTGAGATTGTCCGCCATTTTTCCCGCGCATTTTCTGCAATAACCGATTTGCAAAAACAGCCCGACGCTTCAAAAAGGTGA
- the ybtU gene encoding yersiniabactin biosynthesis oxidoreductase YbtU: MMQSASPKQRVLIVGAKFGEMYLNAFMQPLEGLELVGLLARGSSRARELAHAFGIPLYTSPEQITEMPDIACIVVRSTVAGGTGTQLARHFLTRGVHVIQEHPLHPDDIISLQTLAQEQGCCYWVNTFYAHTRAGRTWLSDAQQLRRCLAKAPPVVHSTTSRQLLYSSLDMLLLALGIDASTVECDLVGGFTDFHCLRLFWPEGEACLLLQRYLDPDDPDMHSLIMHRLLLGWPEGHLSLEASYGPVIWSSSLFVAEHQENVHSLYRRPEILLDPPAMTRSAAPLTWRDGCETAGPEGVSWLLQQLRIHLAGEHPPAACHGDHQVALSRLWQLILHKTGDAEIRRLTPPRHERLASFYDDDKEAL; encoded by the coding sequence ATGATGCAGTCCGCCTCCCCAAAACAACGCGTACTGATTGTGGGCGCCAAATTTGGCGAAATGTACCTGAATGCCTTTATGCAGCCCCTGGAGGGGCTGGAACTGGTTGGCCTGCTGGCTCGGGGAAGTTCGCGCGCAAGAGAGCTGGCCCATGCGTTTGGCATTCCACTGTATACCTCTCCGGAACAGATAACGGAGATGCCGGATATCGCCTGTATTGTCGTTCGTTCGACCGTCGCCGGCGGGACGGGTACGCAGCTTGCCAGACACTTTCTGACGCGCGGCGTACACGTCATTCAGGAACATCCCCTCCATCCGGATGACATCATTTCATTGCAAACGCTGGCGCAGGAACAGGGCTGCTGCTATTGGGTAAACACTTTTTATGCGCATACGCGCGCAGGACGCACATGGCTCAGCGATGCGCAGCAACTGCGTCGCTGTTTGGCTAAAGCGCCGCCGGTTGTCCACTCCACTACCAGTCGACAGTTGCTCTACTCCTCTCTGGATATGTTGCTGCTGGCTCTGGGGATTGATGCTTCCACCGTGGAGTGCGACCTGGTCGGCGGCTTTACCGATTTTCACTGCCTGAGACTCTTCTGGCCGGAGGGGGAAGCCTGCCTGCTGCTTCAGCGCTATCTCGACCCTGACGATCCGGATATGCATAGCCTTATCATGCACCGCCTGCTGCTGGGCTGGCCGGAAGGCCATCTTTCGCTGGAGGCGAGCTACGGTCCCGTCATCTGGTCATCCAGCCTGTTCGTCGCAGAACACCAGGAGAATGTCCACAGTCTCTACCGTAGGCCGGAGATTCTGCTCGATCCGCCGGCGATGACGCGCAGCGCAGCGCCTCTGACCTGGCGTGATGGCTGTGAAACCGCCGGGCCGGAGGGCGTCAGTTGGTTGCTACAGCAACTGCGTATCCATCTGGCGGGCGAACATCCGCCAGCGGCCTGTCACGGCGATCATCAGGTCGCGCTGTCACGTTTATGGCAATTGATTTTGCATAAGACCGGCGATGCCGAGATCAGGCGCCTTACGCCGCCGCGCCACGAGCGGTTAGCCAGTTTCTACGATGATGATAAGGAGGCGCTGTGA